The Candidatus Fermentibacter sp. genome window below encodes:
- the lysM gene encoding peptidoglycan-binding protein LysM, with protein sequence MGLLDFLKDAGEKLADVGDDVNMSKRITEKINSHGLKVKDLQVAVKGDHVHLKGTPGTIEDREKALLVAGNVKGIAKVSDDMVVKDDKGKTRYYRVVGGDTLSKISKNMYGDANKYMKIFDANKPMLSDPDKIYPGQVLRIPE encoded by the coding sequence ATGGGGCTGCTCGACTTTCTCAAGGACGCCGGCGAGAAGCTGGCCGACGTGGGCGACGACGTCAACATGTCCAAGAGGATCACCGAGAAGATCAATTCCCATGGGCTGAAGGTGAAGGATCTCCAGGTAGCGGTGAAGGGTGATCATGTCCACCTGAAGGGCACGCCCGGGACCATCGAGGACAGGGAGAAGGCCCTGCTGGTAGCCGGCAACGTCAAGGGTATCGCCAAGGTCTCCGACGACATGGTGGTCAAGGACGACAAGGGCAAGACCCGCTACTACAGGGTGGTCGGCGGAGACACTCTATCCAAGATCTCGAAGAACATGTACGGCGACGCGAACAAGTACATGAAGATCTTCGACGCCAACAAGCCGATGCTCAGCGACCCCGACAAGATCTACCCCGGCCAGGTCCTGCGCATCCCCGAATAG
- a CDS encoding T9SS type A sorting domain-containing protein, whose protein sequence is MVNGYLSTNDLAPQIIFYNGPGATAYSSARDALYGWSATPTFQIDGVSQQLGWSQTNVQNYINSRLTVPSYVSITSNVVGNASGGTVYYAITVEQDPGVTGPFKIWSAVLESHETAGSGYGVYAGQELMWEPRAFPMGTSGTLINITGPYPQTINMAGTYTLDPVAHTFDYLDLITYVQATTGTHEVLNAAFTDMPDTATGIEGPGGAPIDAPSTITAWPNPCEGHLSIGTVLPAGVTGTVTVFDLAGRAVMSFDANGASSIELGEAGVYLARLETTAGEAVTTRFTVIR, encoded by the coding sequence ATGGTGAACGGTTACCTCTCCACCAATGACCTCGCCCCCCAGATCATCTTCTACAACGGCCCCGGCGCCACGGCCTACAGTTCGGCGAGGGACGCCCTCTACGGATGGAGCGCCACCCCGACCTTCCAGATCGACGGCGTCTCCCAGCAGCTCGGCTGGAGCCAGACCAACGTACAGAACTACATCAACTCCCGCCTCACGGTACCCAGCTACGTGAGCATCACGAGCAACGTGGTCGGCAACGCCTCGGGCGGGACGGTGTACTACGCGATCACGGTCGAGCAGGACCCGGGCGTGACCGGGCCGTTCAAGATCTGGTCCGCCGTGCTCGAGAGCCACGAGACCGCCGGCTCCGGCTACGGCGTCTACGCCGGCCAGGAGCTGATGTGGGAGCCCAGGGCGTTCCCGATGGGCACGTCGGGCACCCTGATCAACATCACGGGGCCTTATCCCCAGACCATCAACATGGCCGGGACCTACACGCTCGACCCCGTGGCCCACACCTTCGACTACCTCGACCTCATCACGTACGTACAGGCCACCACGGGCACCCATGAGGTCCTGAACGCGGCCTTCACCGACATGCCCGACACGGCCACCGGCATCGAGGGCCCCGGAGGCGCACCGATCGACGCGCCCTCCACCATCACGGCATGGCCCAATCCCTGCGAGGGCCATCTGAGCATCGGTACGGTGCTCCCGGCCGGCGTGACCGGGACCGTGACGGTCTTCGACCTCGCTGGCAGGGCAGTGATGAGCTTCGATGCGAACGGTGCGTCGAGCATCGAGCTCGGCGAGGCGGGTGTCTATCTCGCCCGCCTGGAGACGACCGCCGGCGAAGCCGTGACCACGAGGTTCACCGTAATCCGCTGA
- a CDS encoding T9SS type A sorting domain-containing protein, giving the protein MAPLYLFYSGAPGTPYAQGFNTARFNLYSVGSTPTVKIDGLASSYTPSTYATTINNRLAVPSYVSIETNVVGDATGGTVYYAITAEQDLGVSGQIKVWSAIVENGFTAPGNWGGYSGMEMRWIPRSIPAGNQGTVISFTGPYPQTVNIAGTYLLDCNMWDFESLALVTLVQPTTGTREVLNAAYTDLPDTATGIEGPEGGTPCETAMLSAWPNPSHGELSIGAMLPSGVSGEVTVFDLSGRAVAGFEASGLTSVSIEEPGVYLARMETSSGEAVTTRFTVIR; this is encoded by the coding sequence GTGGCCCCCCTGTACCTGTTCTACTCCGGCGCCCCGGGAACACCCTATGCCCAGGGCTTCAACACCGCCAGGTTCAACCTCTACAGCGTGGGGTCGACCCCGACCGTCAAGATCGACGGCCTCGCATCGTCCTACACTCCGTCCACCTATGCCACGACGATCAACAACAGGCTCGCCGTACCGAGCTACGTGAGCATCGAAACCAACGTGGTGGGCGACGCCACCGGCGGGACAGTCTACTATGCCATCACCGCCGAGCAGGATCTGGGCGTCTCCGGCCAGATCAAGGTCTGGTCGGCCATCGTCGAGAACGGGTTCACGGCGCCCGGCAACTGGGGCGGCTACAGCGGCATGGAGATGAGATGGATCCCCAGGTCGATCCCGGCCGGCAACCAGGGAACCGTCATCAGCTTCACCGGCCCGTATCCCCAGACCGTCAACATCGCCGGCACCTACCTGCTCGACTGCAACATGTGGGACTTCGAGAGCCTCGCCCTCGTCACGCTGGTCCAGCCGACGACGGGCACCAGGGAGGTCCTCAACGCGGCCTACACGGATCTCCCCGACACCGCGACGGGCATCGAGGGCCCCGAGGGAGGAACTCCGTGTGAGACCGCCATGCTGTCGGCATGGCCCAATCCCTCCCACGGGGAGCTCAGCATCGGCGCGATGCTGCCTTCGGGCGTTTCGGGCGAAGTCACGGTATTCGACCTGTCCGGCAGGGCCGTGGCGGGCTTCGAGGCCTCGGGCCTCACCAGCGTCAGCATCGAAGAGCCCGGCGTGTACCTTGCCCGCATGGAGACATCCTCCGGCGAGGCCGTGACCACCAGGTTCACGGTCATCCGCTAG
- a CDS encoding T9SS type A sorting domain-containing protein, which translates to MISGYVASGDVAPLYMFFNGPAANSFNNARISLYGVGATPTVKMDGLASASGPASYASAINNRLADPACVSIDVNMAGDSTGGTAYVSVTAEQDPGTSGLLKVWCVIVEDEQLASGSSWGGYNGKTLNWLPVAWPMGATGTVISFTGPYPQTVSISHTYVLNPAVHEFENLRVVTFVQPTGGTKEVLNAHYMDLPDATGVSEPEGPGPVEGCELTLWPNPCAGQLSIGALMPAGVTGTLTVYDLTGREVASCEAQAVNDIVMGQSGVYIARLSTSTGGSLSQRFTVID; encoded by the coding sequence GTGATCTCTGGCTATGTCGCGTCAGGCGACGTGGCTCCCCTGTACATGTTCTTCAACGGTCCGGCCGCCAACTCCTTCAACAACGCCAGGATAAGCCTCTACGGCGTCGGAGCCACGCCGACGGTCAAGATGGACGGCCTCGCATCCGCCTCCGGCCCGGCTTCCTACGCGAGCGCGATCAACAACCGTCTGGCCGATCCGGCCTGCGTCTCGATCGACGTGAACATGGCGGGCGACTCCACGGGCGGAACCGCCTACGTGAGCGTGACAGCCGAGCAGGATCCGGGCACCTCCGGCCTCCTGAAGGTCTGGTGCGTCATTGTGGAGGACGAGCAGCTCGCTTCAGGCTCGTCCTGGGGCGGATACAACGGGAAGACCCTCAACTGGCTCCCCGTGGCCTGGCCCATGGGCGCCACCGGAACGGTGATCTCCTTCACCGGGCCCTATCCTCAGACGGTGAGCATCTCGCATACCTACGTCCTGAACCCCGCGGTCCACGAGTTCGAGAACCTCAGGGTCGTCACCTTCGTCCAGCCCACCGGCGGGACCAAGGAGGTCCTGAACGCTCATTACATGGACCTGCCGGATGCCACAGGCGTCTCGGAACCCGAGGGTCCGGGCCCCGTCGAGGGCTGCGAACTCACGCTGTGGCCCAATCCATGCGCAGGACAGCTCAGCATAGGCGCACTGATGCCGGCGGGAGTCACCGGCACCCTGACCGTCTATGACCTGACCGGGCGCGAGGTAGCCTCGTGCGAGGCACAGGCGGTCAACGACATCGTAATGGGACAGTCGGGCGTGTACATCGCCAGGCTCTCCACCTCGACCGGCGGATCACTCTCACAGAGATTCACGGTGATCGACTGA